In the Candidatus Binatia bacterium genome, CGCGTGGGCGCGGTCGAAGATGCCTGCGATGCCGCACATGGAGGCTTGAGGGCCTGAGGGCTTGAGGTTCTGTTGCAGTCGCCACCCCGGCTTCCGCAAGCATGACGACTTCCGCACGCTACGGGTGACCTTAGAACTGGCCGCCACCAAGCACCGACCCGTCGGGGTCAGCAGGAACTCAAAACCTCGTCGAGGATCCTCAGGTGCTGCTCCCAGGCGTAGTGAGTCAGTACCAAATCCAGCGCGGCGCCGGCGAGCGCCGCGCCGCGGCGCGGATCCACGAGGAGATCTGCAGTCGCCTCGGCGTACTCCGCTGCTGTGCGACATTCGACGACGTGCCGCACCGGCTCTGCCGCGAGTCCCGCGATGGCCAACGGGCTGGCAACGACGGGCACGCGCATGGCCATGGCCTCGAGTACCTTGTTCTGGACCCCGCGACCCAGTTCGAGCGGGGCAATATACGCTCGCGCCGCGCGGAAGTACGGACGCACGTCGGGCACGGAACCGGCCACTTCGAAGGTGCCGTGGCTCGCCTCCGCCACGCGTTGCAGGTCGGCGACCGGCCGATGTCCGACGGCGACGAAGCGGGCGGCTGGTACGCGCTGCCGAACCAGTGGCAGCACCTCGCGCGCCGTGAACAGGACAGCCTCGACGTTCGGCCGATAATCCAGGGCCCCGGTAAACAGAAACACGGGCTCCGGCGCCCAGTGCCCGGGCGGGGGCGGGACGAAGTACGTCGTGTCGACGCCGTTCGGGATCACCCGAACGGCTGGTGCGCCGGGACAGAACGAGCGAAACAGCTCCGCCTCTCCCACCGACACGAACAGCACGTGCGTCACTGCGCGACCGAATCGCGCCTCACATGCCCGCAGCCGTGCCGCTTCGAGTCGGTAAGCCCAGCGTAGCGGACCGCGCGACTGCGCAGCGTATTGGCGCCACTTCTCGGAATCCACGTCGACGAAATCGGCGATCGTGGCTGCTGCCCCCGTTGCGGCGAGGTACTGTGCCATAGTCGACGAGTAGGCCCACGCTACATCGACCGGTGCCGTGCGGACCGCTTCGACTACGGCGGCACGCATGGCCCCCGATTCGAAGAATCCTTCCGACAGGGACCGACCGCGCAGCAACGACCACGCCCCGCGCAGCAGCGA is a window encoding:
- a CDS encoding TIGR03087 family PEP-CTERM/XrtA system glycosyltransferase, producing the protein MRILYLAHRVPYPPNKGEKLRAYHHLRHLAQRHDVHLVAFVDRPEDLPVADALRAFCGSVRLVPLDRRLSLLRGAWSLLRGRSLSEGFFESGAMRAAVVEAVRTAPVDVAWAYSSTMAQYLAATGAAATIADFVDVDSEKWRQYAAQSRGPLRWAYRLEAARLRACEARFGRAVTHVLFVSVGEAELFRSFCPGAPAVRVIPNGVDTTYFVPPPPGHWAPEPVFLFTGALDYRPNVEAVLFTAREVLPLVRQRVPAARFVAVGHRPVADLQRVAEASHGTFEVAGSVPDVRPYFRAARAYIAPLELGRGVQNKVLEAMAMRVPVVASPLAIAGLAAEPVRHVVECRTAAEYAEATADLLVDPRRGAALAGAALDLVLTHYAWEQHLRILDEVLSSC